The following nucleotide sequence is from Juglans microcarpa x Juglans regia isolate MS1-56 chromosome 6D, Jm3101_v1.0, whole genome shotgun sequence.
AGAGAAGTTGAACTATAATAGGGTTGGGTTAAAGGAGGAATATAACAAGTTATTTGTTAATCTTAATGTTGAACATAGGAGAATATATGATTGTCATTGAATCTGTGAACAGTGAAAATGGTGGTTTCTTTTTTGTATACGCACATGGACGTACAGAAAAAACTtatctttgaaaaatattgatattttgattatgtttaGAAGGGAAAATAGTACTTGCAATTTCTTCATCTGGAATTGCGATTCTATTATTGTGTGGTGGTCGAACTGCTTATTCAAGATTTCAAATACCAATTAATGTGTCAAACAATTCAACTTACTCATTTAAATAGGGCTCTCAACTTGGAGAATTAATAGTAAGAACCAATCTCATAATTTGGGATGAGGCTTCTACGGCTCACCGGAATTGTTTTGAAACTGTTGATTGTTCGTTGAAAGATATTTTACGATTTACTAATGTAAATAGTGTAGAAAAACCATTTGGGGGGAAGACAATTGTTCTTGGCATTGATTTCCATCAAATATTACCAGTTGTATCCAAATGTCAAAGAGAGCAAATAGTTGAGTCAACTATCAATAGATCCTCATTGTGGAGGGATTGTATAGGTTTTACAATGACTCAAAATATGAGACTCGACCAAAATATGGGGGATATTGCTACAAGAGATTTTGCAAATTGGATCTTAAGAATAGGTGACGGTGACTTGAGTTGTGCTGAAAGTGAAAGAATGATTGAGAGACCACTTGATTTAATTGTTTAATCTAATAATCATCCTATTGCCAATATCGTAAATGCTACCTATCCAGATTTAAGAgataaatgtaataatttaaGATACTTGAGAGAAAGAGCAATTCTAGCACCTACAAAATATGTTGTGCAGGATATCAATGACTACATAATAGATCAGCTCATCGATTTGGATGAACAAGTACTTTTCAGTGTCGATTCGATATGTAAAGTCGGAGACAATATTGCAGAACAATCGATGTTTCcaatagaatttttaaattttttaaaattttccagTATTCCAAATCATAAATTGAGATTGAAAGTATGGGTACCAATAATGTTACTTCAGAATTTAAATCAGAGTAATGGCCTTTGCAATCACACTCGACTTATAGTTACTCAGTTATCAAAATGGGTTATTGAGGCACAAATCATAACTGGAACGCAcgttaaagaaaaattatttattcctCACATCATTTTATCCCCTTCTGATTCTAAATTGCATTTTATATTGAAGAAAAGACAATTTATAATCTCTATATGCTTTGCAATGACAATAAACAAAAGTCAAGGCTAAACATTAAAACATGTCaagttttttcttgaaaaaccaGGTTTTAGTCATGGTCAACTATACGTTGCAATACCTAGAGTAAAGATAGGAGAATGATTAAAAGttcttatcacaaaaaaaatctacGATGGTCGTTTCtgtacaaaaaatattgtatataatgaAATCTTCAACAATCTCCCGAAAGGTATTTAATTCTCATCTATTGTTCAATTATATTTGTTTCTTATGTTacctttatatattttatacttgtaatatataataatttgcattctttttaacatgttttaatttaaaatttctatagGTACGAATGATTGAGATGAATATGGATTGCACACCTTTGAATAAATTATCAATTGAAAATGAATCATGGAATATTTAagttagaatattatgaatGTGGAATGCAACAAATATAGCGAATCAACGACTATAGTGAAAAATGTAATAAAGGGTTTACATGTAATAAAGAATTTTGTTGTTGAAAAATGTAAAGGGAAGTATCGTCCGATGGTTACAAACTATAAAATTATCTTCATATCGACGACTTTGGTCACTAAACTTAATGAGATAAGTTAATCAGTACCTAAGTTCCAGTTTGATTTTACAAATTACGAAACTATAGTGAAACGTTGCTATGACCCAACATACTTGATTggtaagtattttattttctatgttataaattcttattatctcatatattaaatttaagtttaaatattattttcaacataaaaaaaatatcatcatctCATCCTCGTATGTAATTGGAAGATTAAAATCTGTTGGAGCCATAGAGGAGAGAAATGTAAAGGGTCATCCTGTCATGCTACGGACAATTTAGTTACTAGTAGaagagtaaataaaatatattaaatgttaaatcatagataaattaatttactATTTAATAATAGTACTTATAAAAATGACTGATTCGCGCATGTTAAATTTtaggaataaatatatataggcaaCTTTATGGGGGTCTACCGCAatgcaaattaatgataatttttataatgataatcCAAAACCATCTGTGGTGGTGTTTCGGTATTTAGGTATCGGattagagtaattctacatacaactgtAAAGTGCGTAAcgttgtgtaattattttgaaaaagagtagagtccactattaaaaaattaattttttttcttgtgggtctaatattttatttattttttctaaattaattacgCGGCAGTTGCACAatttacaattgtaaatatcttttcttatCAAGTTAATATGAGGAGCTGGTTGATGATTCAAGGTCAGCGTCGTCAATGCTATTTAACAAAGAGGTTGAGAAAATCTTACATAAAATTGCAaaagaacttataaaaaaacaagatCAAGTaacaaaatagtaaatataatatttttaaaatgaatattagtATAGAAAGTATAATAAGTAcactaaatattatatatatcattattataacatatatatatttgtatttgtgtAGGACCAGAATGATGATAGTTTTCCAAATGATTTATAGCAAATTATTAGCAAAGAATACATCTTCGTACTACGACTTAATGACTACAACTTAAAATATGGACAAGAAAACTACACAATTCAGCGAATATTTGATCCtgaatttataaaatcaaagctAATTAAAAAGCTAACAATAAATTACACAATTTGGTATTTAATCATATTTtctatcagattttatatttataatgattaaaatgattaaaatataatgattaaaatgttttatatatagACACTTATTAacgatattaattttatttcaagaaaCTAATGTAGACATCGATCTCGACATCAAGTCAAATACAGAAGAAGAGAATCATAAAACTCAGGTTACATCCGAGAGAAGAAAAATCCAGAAAAAATAGTagattgatataatattttaaaatataatttttataaatgtaaaatgtatttatattacattttaaatattgtaaattgatCATGAAGTATTTATTGGTAAAGTTAACTCTTTTATATATGCACGgtccattttatatatatttgatatacatttttttaatagttgtgGTAGTGATTATGTATAATGAACTATTTAGAGTTATAAAATTCAGCATAAATAACGGATCGCTCATTGTGTGAGTTATAGGCTCGTGATTATAAGTGGAACGGTGAGATAAGTTTAAAGTGGCATAAGTGGATTTGTCCGAGTTAAGAGAACTTCAGCCTGTGTTTAGTAGGGGTGttaaaaaaaacccagaaaatCAGTTCGGGTCGGTCCGGTCCAGAGCCGGTTTTCGTAATGGAAAAACTAGCCAGAATCATAATCGAATTGGTTCCGGTTCTAGGCTTTTTAGccccagaccggaccggaccggttccatttaatatgtattttaaattatgttttaaaatattatatataatatttttttatattatatatatataatatataataatataaattataattatatataagataatattattataatttataaaataaaaggttaatcttatgaaaatttaattgatcatatgctttaaatataatatatatatatatatatatatattagtaacattttttcataaattaatttaaaaataaacttaaattgtaaaactttaaactaaaattaataaatcatatcaatatttttttatcacttaaaatcagtttaaaattggaaaacaaattctaaatatcaaaagatttgatatctataatatatcaaagttgtaaataagatcactaaaatattatttaccaaaaaaaaaaatactcaaatatcattacaaaatttttatggcctaataaattctcaatatcttctttttgataagtacataatacattagcaaattagtaatactaatatacattactacattagtatataatgtataattttacattttatggcctaatactaatagtctaatactatattacaattagtaatatactttaagtctatatataaattagtatataaataactatactgaataattacatatgaaataatgatatagtaatactaatacaagtagtaatttagcattagtatactaatactttaactatagtctatcaATAAtgtagttataataaattaaactcactataacaaatactaatatacagttattctaatactaatagtttaatatagactatagttatacttatactaatatagttataatacaactaatactaatatatagttatactaaattattaatagtctaatattaatattattatatagtctaatatattatatagctataactaatactaatatatatttattccaatactaataatctaatatatagttattctaatattaatagttatacttatactaatatagttatacttaaatcactataattaatactaatatatagctatactatagtattaatagcataattaatagtatttatattagactatagtatattaccactatagtattagactattagtaataattttgataaatacattattgTGTTAGGCAACGGCGCCGTTTCCTCTCAAGGATCCCAAATTCCCAATTGAAAAAACCTGTCTAAGACCCgcccctctcttcctcactctctcactctgCCTCTCTGCCTCGCAGCCTCTCTGCCCTCTCAAGCGGCCACGGCCCACGCCGTTGCACTGTGCACATCTCGCCGTCGACCCCTCAGCCTGAGTCCCCTCCCTCTCGCCGTCGCCCCCTCAGAAACACAGACCCGCTCTCTCGCCGTTGCACCTCCCCTCACGGCCTCACCTCTCGAGCCGTTCCCATCGCACACACAGCCCCTCGGCTCCTCTCTCAACGCTGCGCtgccctctctgtctctcaccgTATCACTCTCACGCAGCCCTCCCATCTCTCACGCAGCCGGCAGCCCCTCTCTCATGTCTCTCTGTCTTCGACGGtaatttttcacaattattattttttttcatttcacttatttaagttatttgaaattactttgaaatctgTTATGAATCATATGAAAAAGCTTTGGAACAATCTCGGATGTGTATATCTCATACCATAATCAGACTTTATATATAGCTAGTGATCTGTAATATCTGTATCtgcatgtgtgtatgtgtatatatatatgtgtgtgtgtgtgtgtgtgtgtgtgtgtgtgtgtaagtgtTAGTTGCTTTTCATGAACTTGGATGCAACTTTTGATAAATGTTTGTGTTAATCCAATGTAGTTTGCATGGTAGCCCTTCAAATTTTCAGATTGCAGGCTGCCTATATTTAGTTATAGAGGTAAGTTATTTTGCTATAACTCTTTTTACAACCCTGTTCCAAATGGAGGGtagttatgtaaaatttgaaactaaataaaaatgaattttcatgtttttaatgaaatgaaagtataacattaagttgtaaaataattatatgaatattatttttattacttataatatgttagtagCAATGCACAACATTTTGAGGTTGCTAGGAATTAATTTCTACAAGTTCTAAGGTTCAAGTAGCAAATGTTAAACCATAGACATGAATGTTGGATTTAGTTTACTGATAGAGAGAAGATCTATGTACAGCGCAGATTACAACATAACACTCATTCCATTCCCTCCATACATTTCCATACACAACATAGGCCCTCAACAGTCTCAACAAGTCTTGGTCTTCAAAGCAATTCATAGAGAAGATCTAGCCAACATGTTTTATTGCATAGAGAGGATCTATTCATTTCGATTTATCAGGATAAGCTAACATGTTTTAATATAAATGAAAGGACCCTCTAATTAATAGcaaaataattagtttaatCTCTTAAAAGTGATGATCGTCTCTATAAAGTCAAAAACAGAACGAAGAAATTCTTGATAACGCGTCAAAACAGACATGGTTACTCTGacagttatttatttatgaatttatttctgTTGTTGAACATGAAAAATGCATTAAACTATTGAGCTGTTGATTGCAAATAACACACCCAAAGCCATCAATGAGGCAAGTTGCCAACTTGAGATGGAAATAGACAGCTCGCTAAATGCCACTTGTGTCATTTTTCGTAGAAATCGTGTTCCATCGAATAAGTTTCAAATCTACAGTACACCAGAAAAGTAAGTAGATGCTGAAACCtaacaaaaatatatgaatatggTTCTGAAAAATATCCATTGAAGTCACGAGAGATGGACAACTTGGGGGGTGAGTTTTTTGACTTGGGGGCTCTGACCCTGCATGCTCAAGTTAGCTAGGCAAACAGCCATTTCCTAAGTTGGGTATTCCCCTAACAATTAAAACCTGCAgcttgcttatatatatatatatatatatgtatgtatgtatgtatgtatgtgtatatgtgtgtgtatgcgTGTGTTTAGACAACATATGATATATAAGATTTGACTTTTTGTACTAATCAGGTTTTGGAATAAAAGTagaaaacagatttttttaaagcagtttattattattattattattattataaacaaattttttttacaaacttgcattttattaaaactgaaaaaccagaccgaaccggaccggaactggtaaaaccggaagtaccggtttagggggGTAACCGGTGTGTAAttagtttttgaaaatgcaaaaccggtacataccggttcggtcctaaattttgtccaaaatcggaccggaccggaccggttacaacCCTAGTGTTTAGTGCATTTTACTTGGAAGAAATTTTGAGACATTTGGTTTCAAAGaactttttgtaattaatttcttattattgtGGATTTTAGGTTAAAGGGTTCACCCCTAGGTATGGAGCGTGACATACATCCTGCAGATCAGCTTTGATGACTGGTTCTGGGTCCCTTGCGGCTCATTCCTGAACCTCAAAACCAACAACAATTACCTCTCACGCAATTTCTTCCTCGACAAGAGCCATCCCTTGCACTTCAAGGTATAAACTTCTTTTTCAGACCTAAGCTTATCTTGTGTTTATACGGAGTTGGATCTACTTAATCTAAATTATCTCAATAGTGTAAATGAAATGGATGGGTTACTCTAAATTCGTGTGTTTTGCTATATACTTGAATTTGATGGATGGTTCTATGTAATAGAATTTTCATTTCTAAGTTGCAAtactatgcatatgcatatttGATGCTTTATAAAATATCTGTTCCAGAGGATGTTACGGTTTTATCATTTAGAAGAAATTTCTTGTGTTAAGTTGCCTTGAAAAACTGGTGAAGGAGATGGATTGAAGGCAATATAGGTTCCTGGGCAAGAGGACCGAGTTGGTTTCACATCCCAAACAACTTGGAAGTTCCTTTGCTGGTTTTGTTGAGAACATAACCTCGATGGACAAAGATACCCTATGTTTCTTTAAATTCCAATGCTTTTCAGGTtatggcctcgtttgtttttgcagatgagatgagttgagattaaagttaaaaaattgaataaaatattgttagaatatattatttttggtttgagatttgaaaaatttgaattgtttattttattttgtgtgggaatttggaaaaattgtaatgattagatgggatgagatcagagaaaatgtgaaaacaaacaaggccttagttTCATCTATATTTTCAATTGATTACAACCGTCTCTGAGAGTTTCACTTGATTGAATCCAGATCATTCTTTGCCTTATGCAGCTCACAAGAGACATATGGACATGGAGCAAGCTAGAAAGGACCATCTTCTCCAGAATAGTAATGGAAAAAATTTCTTGCTTGTTTCTCCGCTTCTCTTCCTCAATGTCTACAGTGCAGCTCAACTTATTCGAGTCTCACCATGGACTGGCCACCTGCATTTCCTCGTTACAAAGCTGTGCCCACCACAAAAATCTCACTAGAGGCAAACAAATTCACTCCTACATGCTCACCAATGGCTTCCTCAACTCTCCTCTATCCATCACCAGTCTGATCAACATGTACTCCAAGTGCAACAGAATGAAAGATGCAGTTCTGGTCTTTAATTACCAAAGTAATGATCATAATGTGTTTGCCTATAACTCAATCATTTCTGGGTTTGTTTCAAATGGGCTTGCAGAAAATGGTTTTGAGTTTTATAAGCATATGAGGTGGATGGGTGTTATGCCAGACAAGTTTACTTTTCCGTCTGTGATCAAAACTTGTTGTGATGTTATGGAGGTTTTGGAGGTTAGGAAGATTCATGGGTTGTTGTTTAAACTTGGGTTGGAGTTAGATATGTTTGTCGGAAGTGCTTTGGTTAATACTTATTTGAAATTTGGGTTAATGGAAGAGGCACAGGAGGTTTTTGGGGAAATGCCCGTGAGGGATGTTGTGCTTTGGAATGCAATGGTTAATGGTTATGCGCAAATTGGGAGGCATGAGGAGGCATTGGAGATTTTTAGGACAATGGGAAAAAAAGGGGTTGTTCCTAGTAGGTTTACAGTTACTGGTGTCTTGTCGGTTTTTGCTTCGTTGGAGGAGTTCAATAATGGGAGGGCGATTCATGGGATTGCAATGAAAATAGGGTATGTTTCTGGTCTTGCAGTTTCCAATGCATTGATTGATATGTATGGAAAATGCAAGTGTATTGGAGATGCTTTAGATATTTTTGAGATGATGGATGAGAAAGATGTATTTTCATGGAACTCGATCATATCTGTTCATGGACAATGCGGTGATTATGATGGTACTTTAAGACTTTTTGATCGGATGTTAGGTTCTGGTGTGCGGCCTGATTTGGTTACTGTCACAGCAGTCCTACCTGCTTGTTCTAATctggttgcattaatgcgtgGACGGCAGATTCATGGGCATATGATAGTCCATGGTTTTGAAAAGGAAGCCAATAATAAAGATACGGATGATGTGCTAGTCAATAATGCTGTTATGGACATGTATGCCAAGTGCGGGAGTATGAGAGATGCTCATTCGGTTTTCAATAAGATGAGCAATAAGGATGTAGCATCCTGGAACATCATGACAATGGGTTATGGCATGCAGGGTTATGGTAACGAGGCATTACACCTGTTTTCTTGTATGTGTGAGGCACAAATAAAGCCTGATGAAATCACATTTATTGGGCTATTGTCTGCTTGCAGCCATGCAGGCTTCGTGAGACAAGGGCGTGAGTTCTTGATGCTTATGAAATCGACGTATGGTGTGGATCCAACTATTGAGCATTATACTTGTGTGATTGACATGCTAGGTCGAGCTGGGCAGCTTGAGGAGGCTTACGAACTAGCAAGAACAATGCCTGTTGAGGCCAATTCTGTGGTGTGGAGAGCTTTGCTAGCAGCATGCCGGCTACATGATAATGCTGACCTTGCTGACGTTGTTGTAAGAGAGATATTTAAACTTGAGCAAGGGCACTGTGGAAATTATGTATTGATGTCAAATATATATGGAGTAATTGGACGATATGAAGAGGTATCAGAAATTAGACATGCAATGAGGCAACAAAATGTGAAAAAGGCACCAGGATGTAGCTGGATTGAGCTCAAGAATGGTGTGCATACTTTCATTACGCGTGATCTGACCCATCCTGAAGCCAACCTTATATATGTTGCATTAAATTCATTGACTGCTCGTCTACATGATCATGGATATATGCCTGCCCTCTAACATTGGGTTTCTTCTGAAAGTATACCATGGGATTGTGTCGATAGAAAACTCTGATTATTTTTTGCCTGTGATAAATGGGAAAGAAGGCAAATTAACATTGCGCAGAAGATGAAATAGTCCCCTTTTTTAGTTAGTATGCGAAATTAAGACTGCTACCGCCGATCACTTTCGGGATCATTTGGTGTACAACATCATAAATTGAAAGAACGGGGATAGGATTGTGAATTGAGCAATGGAAGAGGTGGGCGAGCCATCCCTCCAAGTCGATAAATTTGCTTGCAACGTACAGGTTGATGTATCTCACTTTTCTTATAGTCTTTCCAGGTATCTAACGGCACTGGGATTCTTTGCATGCACATCAATACCATGCAGCCGTGCACTACATGTAGAACAtcttaacaaaattaaacacaaatcagaaatttgtgatttttggcaTCGATTATAATGACTGGATGACGATAGTAACTTGCATTCTAGGCTAATTTATGTCTTCCCAACTTGAAGCTTAGAATTGTAATGACCAGGGGTTGACTCTGGACTTGAGCATTACAGTAACTCCACTTTTTATCTCTGTTTGAATTATTTAGTTTTGTTCACTTATATAACCAATCCATTCTGTTGAAATATTCAAGTAATTTTTGCTCTATATACGTCAGGCCTTGTAATGATTGCTCTATCTACATCATCCCCTTTCATGTTTAAAATCTACATTTTCATACACAATCAATAATGatttaattgaaattaaagaaaggAGTAATGTCTCCTATTTTAACAAATCTTaccattaattttctttttttttccttgtcttcTCTACAGAGATAAAGAGGCTCGGAGAAAATTGCATATAGGGTTCAGTTGGGCTATAAGCCCATAAATATGGgagttgatattttaatttgaagaaccatattatatatatatatatatattatgaatttgTGATATTTGAAGTGTACGGAGTTACTTTGATTAAATGGTGAAATTTCGGAGGAAAATTATAGGGGTTCGGCCAAGAGATGTAAATTAGGTTTGAAAGATTTTAgttaataaatcatttaattaaatgaataaaattgaaGACACCATAAAGGTTAGGGTTTTGGACTTTTGGTTAGGGGTTGAAAATTAAGAATTCTTATtggttttgtaaaattatataatgtaaTGAAATGGGTGATCAAATTAGTactataatgaaatttaaagatttagtaaatataaggttttaaaaatataacaaaatataaaatttagtgTGGAATTATTCGGCACATATAGTTTTAAAGGAGTTGAAATTAATTTTCCTACAAAACAATCATAACAATGGGtaagaaatataaagaaaatgatttatgatAAAAGTGTAGAAAATGGGACTGCATCAAACTTTTAGTAAAGTCTGGGGCAAAACTGCAaataacaagaaattaatgccaAAATCATAATCAAGTCAAAAGTTAAGGGCAAAGCTGTATCttcatttttcataacatatgAGGTTAGAGAAGGTATTTACGAGCCTCAGCCCGGGGCAACGTGGCTTATGTAAAAATGCGAAAGAGAGAAACGGAAAAGAAATACTCTAAACAGTAAGAAAAGAATGTCAACAAACTCGTTTGGTCACGCAGagggttgtaaaaataaaccagAAAATCGGTTTGGACCGGTTGATTCGGTTTTATTTTAGACCGATTCGGTTCGACACcggttttttcattttaaaaatcggTCCGGTCTCGtctcaattttatattttttaagaccggaccagactggttcgcatatttatatatttttaattaatttttaatattatatataatttttataaattataattatatataaaataattttatattataatttataatataaaattttaattttaaacatgaacatttatttgatcatatgttgtaaatataaaatatatatgttaattacattttatggtttaataaattttcaacatattcctcttgataaatatattagtaatactaatatatattagtatattaattattatattatcactagcatatagtaatagactataccaatagtattactacatattaattcaaaagattaacaattttaaaattataattgaaaaataagtataCTCTAACTTGTCTAATGCTTTTTGGAATAGAAAAtaacatatagttgaattactatatgaaaaagaattttctgaaaagaATATTCCTACTAAAGCTGgaccaattcaaatgaataatgaagtattagaattttataaaaaataaattaatgatttattaacaaaatgattaattaggaaaagcaagtcattaatatttttataatacattcaagtgatGAAGAGGAAAgctcttcagaagaagaagaaatctatcaattaaaataatcaagtttttcagagcAATTTTCTGATggtgaattagaagaaaatgaggtACATGTCTGTAATTGCTAAGataagaataattgtatttgCAATAAAACTATTAATGTAATAACCAATAAATATCAGAGACATTaacagaaaaattattaaatatttttataatatattcaaGTGATGAAGAGGAAAgctcttcagaagaagaagaaatctatcaattaaaaaaatcaagtttttcagagcATCTTCTGATAGTAAATCAGAAGAAGATGAGGTACATGCCTTTGTATttgcaataaaattattaatatactCTCAAAACATGAAcacattatattagaattaattgataaaattaatgatccacaagaaagaaaagattatgtgataaaactaaaagatactTTTACTAATGAAACTATTTCAATAACTTCTTCAGcaccatataattttttagaaataatagaaagatttaagacaaacaaaaaattacattaaaggatttacaataagaaattaatgaaataaaacaagaaattagaaatttgaaaacatctaatcttaaactagaagtttcaaatgaacaattactacaataaattatattattaaaaatagacaaaaatataaatacttctcatgataaagaacaagaaaattattcaaCAATAGTTATTAAAGATGaaactgataattttattaatatcctTGAtaggataaattttcaaaaaggaTATACTGAAGCAACAGTCTttattaatcaagaattttattttattacaattgtCTTATTAGACACAAGAGTAGATTGaaattgtatacaagaaggattaataccttccaaatattttgaaaaaacaaaagaaacattatcccaagctaaatgaacaaaattaaacataaattataaattatctaatgcacatatttataataatggaatttactttaaaataacatttattttagtaaaaaatattaacactaaAGTAATATTGGAaaatccatttcttttcttactttaccctttctctgtaacagaagaaagAATTTCTACTAAGATACTAAGATAATAAATTcgatttaattttgtatttcccatgtatcaaaataaattaactccTTAAAAGACGTTTCATTAACCAaagaaattaatcttttaacaaaaactaggattaaaagaaaaaaatagataaatttcttaaaataataattaaaatataaaataattgaagaataattaaaagatacattcctaatttaaaagattaacaattttaaaattataattgaaaaaagaaGTATGCTCTAACTTGCCTAATGCtttttggaatagaaaacaacata
It contains:
- the LOC121235646 gene encoding pentatricopeptide repeat-containing protein At3g14730 isoform X1, encoding MQLTRDIWTWSKLERTIFSRIVMEKISCLFLRFSSSMSTVQLNLFESHHGLATCISSLQSCAHHKNLTRGKQIHSYMLTNGFLNSPLSITSLINMYSKCNRMKDAVLVFNYQSNDHNVFAYNSIISGFVSNGLAENGFEFYKHMRWMGVMPDKFTFPSVIKTCCDVMEVLEVRKIHGLLFKLGLELDMFVGSALVNTYLKFGLMEEAQEVFGEMPVRDVVLWNAMVNGYAQIGRHEEALEIFRTMGKKGVVPSRFTVTGVLSVFASLEEFNNGRAIHGIAMKIGYVSGLAVSNALIDMYGKCKCIGDALDIFEMMDEKDVFSWNSIISVHGQCGDYDGTLRLFDRMLGSGVRPDLVTVTAVLPACSNLVALMRGRQIHGHMIVHGFEKEANNKDTDDVLVNNAVMDMYAKCGSMRDAHSVFNKMSNKDVASWNIMTMGYGMQGYGNEALHLFSCMCEAQIKPDEITFIGLLSACSHAGFVRQGREFLMLMKSTYGVDPTIEHYTCVIDMLGRAGQLEEAYELARTMPVEANSVVWRALLAACRLHDNADLADVVVREIFKLEQGHCGNYVLMSNIYGVIGRYEEVSEIRHAMRQQNVKKAPGCSWIELKNGVHTFITRDLTHPEANLIYVALNSLTARLHDHGYMPAL
- the LOC121235646 gene encoding pentatricopeptide repeat-containing protein At3g14730 isoform X2 — translated: MEKISCLFLRFSSSMSTVQLNLFESHHGLATCISSLQSCAHHKNLTRGKQIHSYMLTNGFLNSPLSITSLINMYSKCNRMKDAVLVFNYQSNDHNVFAYNSIISGFVSNGLAENGFEFYKHMRWMGVMPDKFTFPSVIKTCCDVMEVLEVRKIHGLLFKLGLELDMFVGSALVNTYLKFGLMEEAQEVFGEMPVRDVVLWNAMVNGYAQIGRHEEALEIFRTMGKKGVVPSRFTVTGVLSVFASLEEFNNGRAIHGIAMKIGYVSGLAVSNALIDMYGKCKCIGDALDIFEMMDEKDVFSWNSIISVHGQCGDYDGTLRLFDRMLGSGVRPDLVTVTAVLPACSNLVALMRGRQIHGHMIVHGFEKEANNKDTDDVLVNNAVMDMYAKCGSMRDAHSVFNKMSNKDVASWNIMTMGYGMQGYGNEALHLFSCMCEAQIKPDEITFIGLLSACSHAGFVRQGREFLMLMKSTYGVDPTIEHYTCVIDMLGRAGQLEEAYELARTMPVEANSVVWRALLAACRLHDNADLADVVVREIFKLEQGHCGNYVLMSNIYGVIGRYEEVSEIRHAMRQQNVKKAPGCSWIELKNGVHTFITRDLTHPEANLIYVALNSLTARLHDHGYMPAL